The DNA region TCATGTGGAGTGTGGGAGGGGGCCAAAAAATATTAAAACATGATAATCAAACATTGCTAAGTTGGATACATAGGTGAACGATCATTCTTACTTATCCCTCTTTGAGCAATTACTACAACATTTCAAGAATGTTAGCCCTCCACCTTGGAAAAGAATTACTAACCTTTGGGTCCCCTAGTTGAAGGTGTCAAACTTTCTCCAATGCAATAatatccacatttattttcacacacaaaatattatcaGGTCATCACAAGATTACACAATCCAACTTTGCTTAATGTTTCAATTTTATGACAAAGAACCTGGATTGCGTACTCCATCATTTGCAATAAGTATAGGGTTCCAATTATTGTTATAATTAATCATGTATTAATTGCATTCAttaatcaaaataaaataatcgAATCATACACGGTTCCTTCTTCAAACTCTCATGAGAGATATTCGATTTGAATTTGTTAAAGAAGTGCAACTTTAGTTTCTGATGCAGCTTGGAAATTAAGGGggaaaaaacaaattaaaatttTGATATGAGAGTGAAAACTCGATAAGTATACATGAAATTAACTCGTAAAACAAGGACTACATTTTGATAGTTTTgatttttaagtttttaaaaCTTTTAAGGAGATGTCTTGATAGCTACGTGAAATAAGCAAAATACCACTAGGGGTTTATTGTGATGGATGAGATCATTTCATTTTTAATCAGAGGTCTCAAATTCGAGTCGTGGAGAGAAACTTCCAGTAGAGAGAACTATTTCTTTATGGATCCTATGTAATGCGAATCTGAATTAGTCATGTTAGTAAATTCCGGACGCCTGATGATTATAAAAGAAAGGTACTATATTATCATTTGGGTCTTTTATTCAATGGATGGAGCGTAAAAAGTAGTTCGCTAATTTTGAAATTTTCCAACAAATAATTAGAGGACGAATGGCTTGAAATTGAAGACCACTAAAAGTTTTGTGGGCCAAAACAGATATATGGTTGAACTAAGTGGCTTAAGTATTAACAATTCTTTATCAGAAAGTTATGTTCATTGAATCATTACCAGTTTTCTAtgttatatttttctttcatttcaATTGTTTTTATATTTTGTTTAATAATCTTTTCATGACTATATTTATAGTACTTTGAACTAAAATAAGCATGGAAATATAATTGTATGTATCCTATAAATAAGACCCTGATCAGAAATACTTAGATATTAAGGTTTTATGTTTTTCCATTCATTTTTTTGGTAGAAtaaaaaaattaaggtaagaGGGAAGACATTTCCTTCACATTAATATCCGGAAGATAAATCTGGATATTTTCTTGATCAATGAGGATTTTTCCCTATTGAATATCATTCTCAGTTTAACAACAGAAACATCCGATAGTTTAAATATGAAACTTGCAAAATAATTATAGTTTAGGGGGTTTCCAGCCATTATAAGAACCATGTGAATGACTTATTTTACCACCTCGCATCTCAAATGAGTGTTAACATACGCTTTGTCATTTGTCAAATCAGTGGAATTTTAACCTTGAAAGTTATAATTCAAGGGCTAACGAAAATAACACATAATTTGAATATGAAACAAGCAAAAACATACAGTAATTCTTTAATTTTGGATCCACTTATGGCCTCTAATTAGATAAGAAACAGTATACAAGTAACTATGCCTTCAAGTTGAAGAGTGATCTGGAAAACTTACAGGTTGCTCAAAGCATGCCATAAAGGGGCATGAGTACTTAAAAGGATGAATTATttcccacacggccacacacaaaaCAATATTTTGTACcgacggaaaaaaaaaaatcccgatGCTATGTTGAAAAGAGGGAAAATTATGATCTCCAATTGCGTTAAATTTGCCTCGCCTTTTGAAAGTTTGGACCCTTTAATTGAGCATCAATTGAAATTTCGATCTGACTTCCAAAACGAAAGTGAACACAGGTGAGAGGACCACACTTTCTGGCATTCCTCTCGTTTTGAATCAATAGTTCCACACAAGTCGTTGCTAGTATGTTTAATGCACATACTGACTTACTGTTATACCTTAGACCGACATGTCTTCATCCCGAAATAAATAGATACAAAATCTATTCTGTTTGAAAATTATATATCCCACTTGAACATATCAAATTTAGAATTTAAAAACTTCTACAAATTAATAAATAATCAAACCAAACAACTATGTTAAAATAGTAAGTAGTGTACCatctttttgaaattttgaatccATCATTGATTAACTATACAATACAATGATAACACAATCAAATAGATTATTAAGTTTTACTCAAATTCCATTAATTGAATAGGGGAGATTGAGATGTACCAACAATATCTTATATTCAAATTTCATGACCAAATTGTCAAAAAAATAGGAGTAGTATTAATTCTTGAATTAATAATCGAAAAGATCCATCTTAGAAATTACAATTATCATATATAATATTTGATAATAGGTTGGACTAAAAAGCAAAAGGGCGTGCGAGTGTGACAGACAGATTTATATGATGAAATCCTGCATCAATGGGCCCTCAACCTAACTTTAGCTGGTGGTCCAAATTCTATTTTCTTGCTGGATGGGCCCCTTTCCAAAGAAATAAACAGAGTGGAGCGGCTTTAGATGTTTTTGGATCCAAAGCCTACACTTTCTgaaatataatttatttattttagaaaTCCAAAGAATTATATTAGACAGAGAAATGAGAGAggatttttctaatttttttttgggttgttgCGCGGATTGCCATATTTGTCAGTCGAACTACTCTTATTCGCTGGTCTATGAAATTAGAGGTTCAGTGTTTGATTCCTAGcagagtaaaataaaataaaaattgcaaCACAAATTtttatagaaactatgccttgtcgGGCAAAACGGCAGAGAAACTATACTTTGTCGGGCCAAGTTGCATAAAAACTACGCCTTGTCAggcatagttctgtagaaattaagttatctaGTATAAATTGTGTAGTAACTAATTCGCTCAGGATAAGTTTATAAAAAACTCTACCTTGTCCGACATAAGTTCTGTCTTGTCCGGCATAAATTATGTAGAAATGAAATTATGTTGGATAACTTAATATCTATAAAACTATGCTAGACAAGACATAGTTTGTATGTAACTTTGCCCGACAAGACATAGTTTCTATGGAACTTTACCATGAGAAATTAGGTCATagattcgattttttttttcctgatgtTAGGGATATTTTTGGTCATTTTTTGTTACTTAAAGTGCCgaagataaaaattaaagaccagcgatttgagggacaaaaattaaagaccacccgagACAGGGGAATTCGTGCTAATTGCCCAAGGAAATTGACATGTATGTACGTTTCCCATTTATAGTGGGCATATTCTTTACCCACTTTTTTGTTGAGCAATTGGAGCCAAAATATATTGGATCTAAATTTGTATCCATCCTAACCTCATGCCTATTCTTAAATAGAGTAACTTATCTTTACCGGATTGTGAATAGAAAATTACGGAGAGTTTGTTATTTGTCACGTATGTTCTTTCTTGAAAGAAAATGAAGCCCTCGTTGGAGTACGCTGGAATAATACTTTCATTAGGAGTTCAGACCAACCAGACTATAGTTACTAACAGATTATTTGAATTCGAACTTGTAACAATTTGACTTGTCTTTAATTATTGAAATATTTACGGAGGACATGGAAATTTAATTTTGGAAGCTTAGAATAATGATAAAATTATCTTCGTGTGACTTAATAGTCACGGATTCAAATTGTCAAGATGCTCGTAATAAGCTATTTATATCACACTCCCTTACGGTGCATCACTTTCTTAAATTCTGCACGCACTGAACTGTCCTTCAATTTATTCTCAAGAGTAAAAGTACtttcttctttaaaaaaaatgaaggtGAAAACTAATAAGATAAGGATAATAGttataattaactaattaaataAATGAATCGGTACGAGAAGAGCAATCCAGCAAATATTAGCTGTTGAATGCGCAAAGCTTAGATTAAACTTTGTTCAAATTCAAAATTCTTTCACAaatattcttttcttttcatttatttgtttcagtttgtttttatttttattttgtcacATCTTTATAATTCTTTTTACTACCTACATAGATTGTGATAGAGTGATAAATATACCTTCTTTTTTTAATTATGACTTTTGGATTTGAATTCCTTTATTAACAAACATTTTATCTCCTAGGTAGGACTTTCAGGTGCGAAATCGAATTTAATCGACATTGGATAAAAACCAAAAAAGATCTTTTCCACATATTATAGTCTCATTTGGCCTCACTTTCTCATTATTCATTCCAAAATAAAAATCGTCTCTTCATCTAATCTACTTTAAACTGTTTTCCCTCTTTTTTCCACCTTCACTCCTCTCTTTTTCTCTTTCAAGATTATGTTCCATTGATTCTTTAATTATCTCTATGTATATGTCAAGAAAAACAAGTTTCTAACAAGTTTCATTTTAGTGTATTTTCCtttgatcatcatcatcataaatggCTGCTAACAAGTTTGCAACCATGTTACACAAAAACACCAACAAGATCACACTTATTCTTATCTATGCAATCTTAGAATGGACTCTAATAATTCTACTTCTTCTCAACTCTCTTTTCTCTTACATGATCATCAAATTTGCTGATTATTTTGGCCTAAAACCACCTTGTCCATTGTGTTCTAGAGTTGATCATCTATTTGATCATCAAAAGACTAAAACTCTGAACAAAAATCATCTCTGTGAAGCTCATAACACTGAGATTGCCAAATTGGGATTTTGTTCAAATCATCAGAAGTTGGTTGAATCTCAAGACATGTGTGAGGATTGCTTGTCCTCACAACCCGATTTTCGTGGTGTTTCGGAGGATTTAGCTTTGTTTGAATTGATCAAGAATGGTAAGGAAGTTAATGTGGAGAATTGTGAAGTgagtttgaagtgttcttgttgTGGTGTGAACTTGGAGAGAAAATTTTCAACTACTactaattatattttgattaagcCTTGTTTTGATGATTTGGGATATGCCCAAAAGGGAAATTTGGTTGTTGATTCAGTAGATGATGAGAACAAATGTGATGATTTGGATAAAGAAAGATCAGATCTTGCTATAGAAAGTTGTGGAAATGAAGAAAAGATTAGTCTCTCTGATGATTTGAATAAAGAAAGATCAGATTTTTCCATAGATAGCTGTAGGAATGAAGAAAAGAATGATCTTTCTGATGATTTGGATAAAGAAAGATCAGATATTGCAATTGAAAgctttggaaatgaagaaaagatTAATCTTTGTGATGATTTGGATAAAGAAAGATCAGATTTTGCCATTGAAAGCTGTGGAAATGAAGAGAAGACTAGTCTTTGTGATGATTTGGATAAAGAAAGATCCGATTTTGTTATTGAAAGCTGTGGAAATGAAGAAAAGACTAATCTTTCTGACGATTTGGTTGTTGAAGGAGTAACAGATTGCATAAAGGAGAACTGTAGAGAAAGGATAATGAAAGATCAAGCTGTTCAAGTTTGTTTGACAGATGACTTATCTTTTGAATTTTCTCCTCAGCACTtggattttgttgttgaatgTAGTGGTCATAAGTTGATTCCTATTGAATTGATTGATTCAACAACTGAGGATGATCATAGAAAAAACCAAGAGACGGACCAAAATCGTAAAAAGAATGATGATGAAGTCAGTTTGGACACTAAGGAACAAGTCAATGAAGAAGTTGAAGTGGTTGTAGAGAACAAAGTTGCAGAAGTAGAAGAAGAGACAATAATTTCATTTCTTGATTCCATGGAGATGAAAAAAGATGAAAATGGTTTGGTTCTAAATGAACAATTTGACAATATTCAATTGCACCAAGGACCTGCCAGAGATAACGTTCAAATAGTGGCTGAAAGTGTAAGGGAAGAAGAAGGTTTAGATGTTTCACCAGGTATATTTTATACTCTTCTGAAGATAATCTCATTTTTTAACTCTGCATTTTTGGATTTTAGTATGTTTCTTGTGATATATTTGCATTTTACCTTTGTAGTTTTAGAAGAGATTACCCTAAACTAACACCATTTTTCGAGCTTCATACCTAAACTGTTGAATGTTCCTGTTATCCCCTGGACTAAACTCCCTTTATTAAAAATCCCAAGTTGAATATGTGGCAAATTGTTTGGGTTAACTTGTTGAGAGGCATGTGAGAGATGAAAAACGTCTTAAAAATGAGTCCACCTGACACAATGAATTCATGGTAGTTCGGGGGTTATGTGAACGCCtaatagtttaggtatgaaactcgcAAAGCAGTAATAGTTTAAGGGTTTTTAAACCTATTCACTCCTTTTTTTACTCTGAATTTTTTGGATTTTAGTATGTTTCTTGAGTTATTTTTGCATTTTACCTTTGTAGTTTCAGAAGAGGTTTCCCAAATGGCACCAATTAATGAAACTGATGCAGAAGTGTCAATTGGAAATGAGATTCCTGATATGGATCTCTCAGATGAGATTCCATGTCAAGTAGCTCTTAATACATGTAAACATGAAGAACCTTCCACAAGTTTTGCCCATTTCCATGAAGTAGATCAACATGGTAAGCTAAGAATTTTTGTTTTATTCCCTGATAATTTTTCTTTAGTACGAAGTAACAAATGGTTAACTCGCTTTTTACTATTGTTGTGGAGTTATATATTTATTAATCTTGTTTTACCATATTAGGTcctgaagaagatcaagaaaaacTATTAGAACTGAAATTAGTATCAGTTGAGTTTGATGAGCGTGTGATGGACAACCAATCATCTATCTCTTCAAAACTGAATGAGATTGAAGAAGATAAAGTTCCAGAAACGCCAACTTCTATAGATAGCTTCCAACAGTTACATAAGAAATTACTGCTCCTTGAGAAGAAAGATTTTGGAACTGAGTCTTTGGATGGGAGTGTGGTTAGTGAGTTAGAAGGTGGAGATACAGTTTCAACGATTGAACACTTGAAATCAGCATTAACTGCTGAGAGAAAGGCTCTACACGCTTTGTATACTGAGTTAGAAGAAGAGAGGAGTGCTTCTGCTGTGGCTGCTAATCAAACAATAGCTATGATAAATAAGCTTCAAGAAGAAAAATCAGCAATGCAGATGGAAGCTTTGCAATACCAAAGAATGATGGAAGAACAATCGGAGTATGATCAAGAAGCATTGCAACTACTGAACGAGCTCATG from Lycium barbarum isolate Lr01 chromosome 10, ASM1917538v2, whole genome shotgun sequence includes:
- the LOC132613678 gene encoding myosin-binding protein 3-like — protein: MAANKFATMLHKNTNKITLILIYAILEWTLIILLLLNSLFSYMIIKFADYFGLKPPCPLCSRVDHLFDHQKTKTLNKNHLCEAHNTEIAKLGFCSNHQKLVESQDMCEDCLSSQPDFRGVSEDLALFELIKNGKEVNVENCEVSLKCSCCGVNLERKFSTTTNYILIKPCFDDLGYAQKGNLVVDSVDDENKCDDLDKERSDLAIESCGNEEKISLSDDLNKERSDFSIDSCRNEEKNDLSDDLDKERSDIAIESFGNEEKINLCDDLDKERSDFAIESCGNEEKTSLCDDLDKERSDFVIESCGNEEKTNLSDDLVVEGVTDCIKENCRERIMKDQAVQVCLTDDLSFEFSPQHLDFVVECSGHKLIPIELIDSTTEDDHRKNQETDQNRKKNDDEVSLDTKEQVNEEVEVVVENKVAEVEEETIISFLDSMEMKKDENGLVLNEQFDNIQLHQGPARDNVQIVAESVREEEGLDVSPVSEEVSQMAPINETDAEVSIGNEIPDMDLSDEIPCQVALNTCKHEEPSTSFAHFHEVDQHGPEEDQEKLLELKLVSVEFDERVMDNQSSISSKLNEIEEDKVPETPTSIDSFQQLHKKLLLLEKKDFGTESLDGSVVSELEGGDTVSTIEHLKSALTAERKALHALYTELEEERSASAVAANQTIAMINKLQEEKSAMQMEALQYQRMMEEQSEYDQEALQLLNELMVKREKEKQELEKELEICRKRLLEYEAKEKTTRMLKSRSKDSSARSGFSSATEDSEELSIDLNKEVKEDESFYGHQECEDDKVRVDAVLELEESFVDFEEERMSILEQLKMLEEKLITIDDEDGRPMEDSYRENGDHKEEISHLNGEINDRANGFLSEMNGKLIVNAEGKGLLPLFDDAMSDENGDVMLNGHENGFHSDVDNKKLDVEEELDHLHERLQALEADREFLKNCVSSLKKGDKGMDLLHEILQHLRDLKNVDLRERSSCNGLIL